One Phragmites australis chromosome 23, lpPhrAust1.1, whole genome shotgun sequence DNA window includes the following coding sequences:
- the LOC133906173 gene encoding fructose-bisphosphate aldolase, chloroplastic-like has protein sequence MASATLLKSSFLPKKSEWGTTRQLAAPRPVTVSMVVRASAYADELVKTAKTIASPGRGILAMDESNATCGKRLASIGLENTEANRQAYRTLLVTAPGLGQYISGAILFEETLYQSTVDGRKIVDILVEQGIVPGIKVDKGLVPLAGSNNESWCQGLDGLASREAAYYQQGARFAKWRTVVSIPNGPSELAVKEAAWGLARYAAISQDNGLVPIVEPEILLDGEHGIERTFEVAQKVWAETFYAMAENNVMFEGILLKPSMVTPGAESKDKATPEQVAEYTLKLLHRRIPPSVPGIMFLSGGQSEVEATQNLNAMNQGPNPWHVSFSYARALQNTCLKTWGGRPENVKAAQDALLLRAKANSLAQLGRYTSDGEAAEAKEGMFVKNYSY, from the exons tggcgtCTGCCACTCTGCTCAAGTCCTCCTTCCTTCCCAAGAAGTCCGAATGGGGCACGACAAGGCAGCTCGCCGCGCCCAGGCCGGTGACCGTCTCCATGGTCGTCCGCGCCAGCGCCTACGCCGATGAGCTCGTCAAGACCGCG AAAACGATCGCGTCGCCGGGGAGGGGGATCCTGGCGATGGACGAGTCGAACGCGACGTGCGGGAAGCGCCTGGCGTCGATCGGGCTGGAGAACACGGAGGCGAACCGGCAGGCGTACCGCACACTGCTGGTGACGGCGCCGGGGCTCGGGCAGTACATCTCCGGCGCCATCCTCTTCGAGGAGACGCTGTACCAGTCCACCGTGGACGGCCGCAAGATCGTCGACATCCTCGTCGAGCAGGGCATCGTCCCGgggatcaaggtcgacaagGGCCTCGTCCCGCTCGCCGGCTCCAACAACGAGTCCTGGTGCCAGGGCCTCGACGGCCTCGCCTCCCGCGAGGCCGCCTACTACCAGCAGGGCGCGCGCTTCGCCAAGTGGCGTACCGTCGTCAGCATCCCCAACGGCCCCTCCGAGCTCGCCGTCAAGGAGGCCGCCTGGGGCCTCGCCCGCTACGCCGCCATCTCCCAG GACAACGGTCTGGTGCCGATCGTGGAGCCGGAGATCCTGCTGGACGGCGAGCACGGCATCGAGCGGACGTTCGAGGTGGCGCAGAAGGTGTGGGCTGAAACCTTCTACGCCATGGCCGAGAACAACGTCATGTTCGAGGGCATCCTGctcaagccttccatggtgACCCCCGGCGCCGAGTCCAAGGACAAGGCCACCCCGGAGCAGGTCGCCGAGTACACACTCAAGCTCCTCCACCGCCGGATCCCGCCGTCAGTCCCCGGGATCATGTTCCTCTCCGGCGGGCAGTCGGAGGTGGAGGCGACGCAGAACCTGAACGCCATGAACCAGGGCCCCAACCCGTGGCACGTGTCCTTCTCCTACGCGCGGGCGCTGCAGAACACCTGCCTCAAGACGTGGGGCGGCCGCCCGGAGAACGTGAAGGCGGCGCAGGACGCACTGCTGCTGCGCGCCAAGGCCAACTCGCTCGCGCAGCTCGGCAGGTACACCTCCGACGGCGAGGCCGCCGAGGCCAAGGAGGGCATGTTCGTCAAGAACTACAGCTACTAG